From the Papaver somniferum cultivar HN1 chromosome 2, ASM357369v1, whole genome shotgun sequence genome, the window CTTCATGTAGGCCATATCTGTTATGGTACCAACTAAAAGGATCATAACCTCAATGTGGATTTTCTTTGTCGATTGTCTCCTTTGAAATGTCTCCTAAACTCCCAACTAGTTCCGGCCACTGTCTTAACCTCATCAATGTCTCCTAAACTATGAGTTAAGTATGTATAAAACTTCGACAGACAAGCTGAGTCTTGACAGTTAGTGTACGTAAGAATTCGGGTGACTCAACGTTTCGGCAATTTGTTTAACACCTATCTAATTGATTCccatttcatatctaattgattcCCATTTCATACTGGACACCTACCAAAGACTCAACCCCGTCTTACTTTATAGCGCGCACGTATAAAGGATATCCTGCATGTGTTCCCGTTTTAAAACATATCTAATTGATTCCCATTTCAAATGGTATGTTCACTCAAGAAAAGGATATCCTGCATGTGTTCAGAAAGGGTCGCGTGTCTAGTGTGCATGTCCACGCATACTTGTAGGCAGCCGCACATTGACTTTTGAGAATTTTTGTTCAACTAAATGATACATTGTAGCATTTGATATGTTTTAAAACACCCATCAAACGATAAAGCATTTTGTTTTCGGAAAATGGTTCATTTGtacaaagatttttaaaacatggttcaaatggacgagtaaaaattagtatgagtgaaatggaTACCAAAAACATAGCAAGGAACTCCGcaatagagaagaagaaactcTTTAGAAATTCTCTCTCTTGAGCCGCTCTGCAATGTCACTCTAACGTTGGCTCTCTGGCCTCTGTTCATGCCCAATATCTCTGAAGCTCTTCACCTGAGATTCAACCTTACTAGCCCTCAACAATTCCTTTCTTTCAGTGTGATTTTCCCAAGCAGTCCTATTATCTATAGATCTTTGTTACTCATCACTAGAATTTTATCAACAGTGTTATTCGAATTGAAattcaacaattataattacaAGCATTTCTTAAGCAGTAATCAGTTCACTGAGAATTACATAAAGAGTTTTCAATCTCAATTTCAGTACTGTAAGCTCACTCAGTTATCAAACTCTCAAAAGAAAAAAGTCCTAAATTACCAGTACACATTCTTAAAACAACTTCATCAAAATATCATAACCCAAAACCCTGTCACCACACACCATTCCCATAAGCTTGAAAAATCTATAACCCCTTTAAACTTTACATACTtaaaccaagaaatttccaagtaCCATGCTACTTGTTCGCAAAATCAGTATAAAAGAAAATCAAACACCGGCCTAACCAACTTTCAAAACAAAAAGAGACTTGTCATCATATGCACCAACATCAAGAAGAgtagaaggaaggaaagttaCCAGAAAAGCTGCTTAGCAAAAAACTTGTTGTTGTTTTCAGGACTTATGCAATTCCTGAAAATCTAGCCTTTCCTAATAACTATGATGAGATTACCACCAATCTTCTTCATCAGTATCTAGTCCCTCTTCACCATAGTTCTCACTATCACTGTCAGATGATGCAGGAGAAGTCCCAATGGAAGatgattcatcatcactatcctcatccccTTCCTCCCTTTCTTCCTCAGTTGTCTCAGCATCGAGATCAGCCATTCGTCGGCTTATCCTTACCCCAACAGGCTCACCCTCACTCATGGTACGTGCAAAAATCTTGGGATTGGAAAGTTCATATTCAAACCGACTTCTCGTCTTCCCATCATGATAAGATTTCATCCTTCTCTTATCCTCTGCAGCATCTGAATCAAGGTCACTGGTGTTTACCTCCTCCACTTCATACTCCCCTCCATTTAAAGCCTTGGAATCACTTTCTGTTGCACTTTCATACCTTGGGGTCTTGGCTTGCTTCTCAGCCTTCTCTTCATCCTTCCGTTCTTGCCATTATAAAAACTTGGGTAGCCATGCATTGTAGAGAGTTTCAAATTTCCGTTTCTTCTGTTCTTGAACAGCCTCCTCTGCCTCTCTCTGACGAGTTTGCTCTTGAATTCAACGATCAATTTCATAATGTGTGTCATCTCTCAATCGCTGCAATTCCATTATACTTAAAGAAGGGAGAACCAATTTGGCTCGTACAAATTCAGGTGTTTCTGGTGGTGCAATTAAAAGATTTCCATCCGAATTGGTTGAATTCTGGACAGGATCAGCCATACTCTCAAATTAGTTTGCTAAACATAAAACTTTCCTCTTCTGTCAAAGATTTCTCAGAAAGTGATAATCTCTCTGCTAATTACCCCTTTAAATACCCAATTGTGCCcattcaattccatttatggcgcttagttaaCTGTCATGTCTCTTTGTTTACCACGCCCATTCAAAGCCATGTGTATCCCCTTCACTCTAATAACCATTattaccctatcaagacctattttcaacacctaatatTCATTAAGACCTTTACCTTTTTTGGAACTTccattaagggagtatctggtgggttaccaaactttgatatttatctgTGGGTTCTAATTAACActttatgttttatgcatactAGGAGATGGCAGCACCAGTTGGGAGGCATCACCGCAACCCGGGGCATATTAGACAGTAACATCTCTAGTCTATCTATCAAACCTAACCACCCAGCAAGCACTCAAAAACTTTCCCCTTATCACCCATCCAAACAAAAAACTTTCCCCCTCTTTTCTACCATTATTACTTTTGGCAGTTTACATCATCACTTAAATGTCATCATGaataatttaaaaccaaataaatactcaacaacccatATCCATGTCACATATCCTCAATCCAATCTGCATCAATTGTTACAACAAGGTACTATTAGATACATCTTCTTGTAGCTCTCCCTCCATAATATTCACGTGAACACTTTGTttcaaaaccaaactcaaaaGTATGGTAATGATAATGACATTCCATATGTCAATCCACTCCCCCAAAGCAGAACCTGCAACTCTCCTACAACAACCTTACACCAAAACTCTCCTGAAATTTTATCTGAATATGGTCAACAACTTTCTCATTCCTTTTCTAaggtttaaattcaaaaacaaacaaatccCTCCTGCCTTTCCCTCTTCCACATTGCCTGTTACCTTTATCAAAACAGTATCATAAAGAGATACTTCTCTCTATCTCTATAGTTTGTATTAGTTACTTGGAATTCTGATCTCAATCaagttatatttttatatatcCATTGTTCTTATACTATGGAAATCCCCTCTTTTTCAGAGAATTCCCAAAACTTGAATCTTGAaattcaaactctctcaaaccagGTGTCTGAAAAGTTAAATCTTCATTCTTCTCTTACAAAACCAGTCTTCATTGGTAAGAAAGTTGTCCTAGCAGAACCTGATACTAACTGGAAATTGTGTATGGAAGGATATGTTTGTTGTGAAACTCTGATCCTAACCTCCTCAATCACATATTACATCTGCAACAATTGGCCACTAGCTCAACACCCTACTGTCACTACCTTCAATGGTCAGAGGAACAAAGTTCTTATTCGTTACTTATCTGAAGAGGATTTCAATAGAATCAATTCTCAGAAACCTTGGTTTGTCTGTGTTATCTAATGGTGCTAAAAGTTGTACCAATTGAAGGCTGACCACCAAATCACCAACTTTTCTTTAATGAAGAAATTATGTGGTTCATCTTGTGTAACATCCCCAATGAACACACAGAATTTGAAAATCTTAAGCTCCTCACTCTAAATATGGGAGAACTCATAGAAGCCCAAAATCCTTTTAGTAAACATCCTTTTAATAAGAATGTCAAGGTCTGCATTAGAATTCCAGTTCATAAAGCACTACCAACAGGCATCCCGCTTTTCATAAATGGTAGGAACGAACCTTTTCTTAATGAATGTAGACATATCAGAGTTCCAAGATATTTCTGTAACTCCTGTCGCATCCTTGATCATAAAGATCAAAGCTGCCTTGCTtggaaactaaagaaaaagaagattaaaGATTTGGATTCTCGCTGCAGTGATTACACTCTTCCAAGTATCTCAAAGTTAATGATGCCTTTGGCAGTTAAACATGTAACTCCTTCCCCTGCTGTCAACACTGACACTAACATGCAACACTCTGAAGTCATACAAGATACTCAAACGGGATCGACTGCAATTGAAGTGAGTGCCAAAGGAAAGACTGtagttgttgatgaaagaatggaaAACACTAATCAGAAAAGATTGTCAAACATTTTTCAAATGGGCCCCCTTGTCAATAGATCCACTACCCTGAAGATCTTTGATTAGCCCTGTTCAAAAACATCCAACTCAATTGGAAAATGGCCTGCCAATTATCTTAAATCaagttactactcaaaatattatTGTTGGTGCTTCTATTACTGGTTCTGAGTCTACTCCAAATGGACCAATTCGTACTACCAATTCTTCAAGAAGGTTCAAAACTGCTGCTCTCCCAAATACCAGCTCTATAATCACCAGAGGAGCAGGAAATTCCACTGAACAAGAAGTTATAGCAAATCTCAAAAGGAAGATCAATCCAAGGTCTGGCTTAAGAAAACGCACCAGAGCTAATTCCAATGTTGCCAGTCTAGCGGTTATCCCCGAAGAACAAACCTCTACCGAGCCTGATTATGCTCAACTGTGCACTCCAATTACCAACCTAGGTGAACTACCAGACATAGATCTCTCAAGCTGCACTCCCAATACCCAACCTATCTTCAACTCCTTTGGTAGCTACAACGTTCCTGCTGATAACTCTCGAAGAAGCAATGATGTCCGAACAATTCCCCTCTCAATGCTGCCGGTTCTAGTCTCAATTCCTCCCAAAGTTCTTCCCAAAGTGGTGATGGTTCCAATGCCTCTCTTGGTGGTGGGTATGACTCAACTTCTCAGGTAAATCACATACCCCATCATCTTATTCTTGATAATTCAAACTCTGCTTTTAACCAATCCCCTGTTAACAACATAAACTTAATAGCATGGAACCTTAAAGGATTTAGAAAAAAATATGCAAACAAAGAACTTAATatgtgtagcgccccctaagataGCAACTgcctaatccaagagattaactaaataaagaggcactaagaatctaaattatttacttaaacattcaattaagaaatctgctacaaaacttaacccaaaatctAGCCCCGCTCTGAATTATATTCATACAAGaaatcctctcaaatgatacatatacaatagtcgtttggtttacaaatagaatatacaacataataacatAACGGAAGTTAAATAATaacagactcaactcctcgaagctttcgctgcgcaactctgatctatctctgaaattgaaagtggaaatgggtgagcacatcatccctaaaaggggtgccccgtaggaataacaactagctttcaagtaatcattattatgattcgatgacaatgcaggttttatcgaAAGTCGATAATACACGAAAAAACAGTAAAACACAAAGTAGAAACTTCTTCAAAGACAAccataaataacagtaaacatccatgtatgagatgtgtgttgcGTCACATAAGGGAAGAATAATAtttgtgctaaccacactcattagcggTGTATCGCCCTAACTATAGAATACTGATATacaaaggaagaataatatttgtgctaaccacactcattaggtaatattgcggtgtatcgccctagccatagaatactgatattgtgtCAGCACATATCTCATACCACATAGagcacacaaagatatgcatgaatttcacaacaccaagattgatttgtaaaaccataatgaatacaagagagttcgttatcgattcccacctcttttgatgacaagcctcgcctacctcgagatccgcgaTCCGCTGGTTCATCCTTGAGTCGATCGTTATTAATAtggactaactgttaatcacacaagaagtctaagaaactagccaccaaaatggctcacacaagaatcatacaagtctaactaatggttctaagacCATTATGATATCTtattctctatctttaacatagCAAAGATTTATTAATATGATCCATTAGTCCGTTAGATAAtacttatgaatatctacaactttgtaaaagAAGTCAAAGGTTAAATCACACAGTAAAGGTCCAACACATCAAAATAGAAACTAAATATAGCCCAAGCCCAACAACCCATCTCCTTAAACTAAAGCCTGGTCCTTCTGGTCAACTAACGGCCAAACTAACGGGTgatggtcaactaacagtcaaggtCTAAGTCAAGTCAAGGTCCTGGTCAAAGGGTCAAGtctgagtcaaaccgattcaactcaggtTATAGGGTAACTCAGTCAGATGGACCGAGTTAGGTAAACATAACTGAATCAAACCGAGTAAGTTCAGTCAGGTAGGTCAAGTGTTCTTCTAACACAGATGCAATTCTAACTTTAGAACTCCAACTCAGATTCAGCTTCAATCTACTCATAGCATCAATTCAATGTACTTTCATTCTAAACAATTCTACTATTTCAATACAACTGAATTCaagctttacctgcaattgcagtagttCCAAACTTCTACATCAAACACTAATTGCAACTATATATATTCATTCAACTATAACTGCCATCTCAGTTGCACCTTCCCTGCTTGCAAACTCTCAAACACACAAACAATACCAACACATATAATTTCTAAACCTCCACCATCCACTAATATACCCTGCAACTTCAACAGTACCACAATTTGTAGCTCAGTACACATCTACATCTGGCAACCCATTTATTTAACTTCATCTATTCTTCACCTGCAGTTCCATCCTCAACCAACACCACTATGACTGCAGTTTCACTCAAATTACAAACCAATTCCTGCAATCACTCAGATTCTCTCTAGTCATTCTCAAACCCATTAAAGAACTAGGGTTTGTTCTTTAATAAACCCTAACTTCTTACTGTTGGATCAGGTTCTTTTCTAAAATTGAACCCCAACCtaaaatcatcatcttcatttagTACTCtacaaacccatattaaatcaaACCCCTAGAACATCTATTTCatcttataatttttcttatccACCATCTTAAAGAACAAACCCTATCTCTTAAATTCCCAGTTGTTCTTCTTTGAAATCAAACCTTCAAATCAAAACCGTAACTTTCATCTTCACTTCATGCAAAACCCATCAACTAATTTATTATCCTCATACTCTAAACTCATAAATCCTCAATCGATTACGTCTATCAGGAACCCTAACTCTCACAGAACTATCTCTATTCAATTAAATCTAAACTTCTAATCAAATCCAGTTTATGAACTCAACAACTCCTTATTTGATTCGATGATTTCACTAATTTTCTGTGAATTTCCTCGACAGAGATTTCAACTATGAATCGCcatagaaagaaagaagaagaacaagaaaataagaaaaaagaagaagagaaagaagacttATCTTCTTGACCGGGTGAAGATAAGACCAAGAGTAACACCATTACACCCACTCGCTTCGCTAAGGGAAGTCCAGGTCGGTCTCCTTGTCAAAacactatttttcccttcaaatcaatctgatgatatcttcttcgtctggtatccgattgacacgttcaagTAGTCTAATTTGCATAAATTTTCAATATTTATTCAACGATACTAATCTCGTATCTATATCATTGTtaaattaatttctattaattaacgttcgagtTACACTAATCGAATAATTAGCGTCTAAggcgtctcttgactagtctaatagcattgacgagctcgAGGGTCCTTACAGTATGCTTTGCAGGAATGTTAACCCTGATATCATTTTCCTCTCTGAGACTAAAATGGGGAAGGATATGGCATACAAGAAACTTAAAAACATGGGCTTACCTTGCACCTTCAACGTCCCTAGTGTTGGTAGAAGTGGTGGACTGGTTTTGGCATGGAAAAAAGAAATCCATCTGAATGTTGTGTCTTCCATCTTGAGGGGCATCTATGTGACTTCAACTGAAATTATTCATTCAATAACTTGTCATATCCATTTTGTGTACGGTGAACCTAATAGTACCCTCAGACCATCCTTTTGGGAACAACAGTGTCAACAAACTATTGACCCTATAGATGAGCCTGTTTTTGTCATTGGCGATTTTAATACTCTTTTAGGAACAGAAGATAAAAATAGTGGCCTTGAAGTAAATGACTCTGATTTTGAACATCTAAGAAATTTTTGCGCTGCTTTCAACttgcatgatcctggtttttctTGCCCAAGATTCacttggtccaatatgcaacaaggtcGTGATTTAATTCTTGAAAGGCTTGATAGATGTTTTTTAAACCAAATTGTTGAGGATCTTTGTCCTAAATCTTGTGTTAACAATCTCCCTGGAGATTCTTCTAATAATTTTCCCATGCATATAGGTTTTAATTATGAGGAAGCTTGCATGCCTAGACCTTTTCATTTCATGGCTATGTTGATTGAGGACCCAACTTGTAGAGACATTATAGCCAACTCTTGGTCTGTCATTGTTATAGGATCTCCAGCCTATAAACTAAGAGCTAAGCTTCTGAGTGCTAAAAAAGGCCTTAGAGATTGGAACAAatcctatttttttaatattcaaACTGATATATCTAACATTAGGAAAAATTTGTTAGAGTTACAGATTTTTGATCCCACTAATATTACTACTACTGCTAGACTTGAAACTAGATTAGAGTACCTCTATACTCTGGAGGAACTTTATTGGAAAGATAAGTCTAGAGAAGTATGGCTCATTGAAGGTGATAAAAACACTCCTTACTTTCATAGAGTCACTCTTTTCAGGAGAAATAGGAATGCTATTAGATGGATCAAGGATTCCTCCAATGTTATCCTAGATGATAGAGATAATATTGG encodes:
- the LOC113352705 gene encoding uncharacterized protein LOC113352705, encoding MADPVQNSTNSDGNLLIAPPETPEFVRAKLVLPSLSIMELQRLRDDTHYEIDQRKDEEKAEKQAKTPRYESATESDSKALNGGEYEVEEVNTSDLDSDAAEDKRRMKSYHDGKTRSRFEYELSNPKIFARTMSEGEPVGVRISRRMADLDAETTEEEREEGDEDSDDESSSIGTSPASSDSDSENYGEEGLDTDEEDWW